From Amphritea atlantica, a single genomic window includes:
- the nfsA gene encoding oxygen-insensitive NADPH nitroreductase, translating into MNAVIELLNSHRSIRKFTDQPIPQETLKTLVQAGQAAATSSFIQACTVIQVNDQDKRSQLMECSGGQAYVAEAPVFLVLCADMQRLKLACDMNDADMQSGFTEQFITSTVDVALFAQNLVIAAESLGLGIVYIGGIRNQIARVSELLELPELVYPVFGLCLGYPDQNPEVKPRLPVDVVLKQDSYNDSNDGDTIAEYDKAVREYYNTRTGGNKEMSWSEQMSGMLVKEARPHMLAFLKERGFLLR; encoded by the coding sequence ATGAACGCCGTTATTGAGCTTCTTAACAGTCACCGATCAATCCGTAAATTTACCGATCAGCCCATTCCGCAGGAAACCCTCAAAACACTGGTACAGGCCGGACAGGCAGCAGCAACCTCCAGCTTCATCCAGGCCTGTACGGTGATCCAGGTAAATGATCAGGACAAACGCAGCCAACTAATGGAGTGCTCCGGCGGCCAGGCTTATGTAGCCGAGGCGCCAGTTTTTCTGGTGCTCTGCGCCGATATGCAGCGCCTTAAACTGGCCTGCGATATGAACGATGCCGACATGCAGTCAGGCTTCACCGAGCAATTTATCACGTCCACCGTCGATGTCGCCCTGTTTGCCCAGAACCTCGTCATCGCAGCAGAATCACTGGGACTCGGCATCGTCTATATCGGCGGCATCCGCAATCAGATCGCCCGGGTATCAGAACTGCTTGAACTACCGGAACTGGTCTACCCGGTCTTCGGTCTCTGCCTTGGCTACCCGGACCAGAACCCGGAAGTTAAACCCCGCCTGCCGGTAGACGTGGTACTGAAGCAGGACAGTTACAACGACAGCAATGATGGTGACACCATTGCCGAATATGACAAAGCCGTTCGGGAGTACTACAACACCCGCACCGGCGGTAATAAGGAGATGAGCTGGAGCGAACAGATGTCCG